The proteins below come from a single Mycolicibacterium sp. TY81 genomic window:
- a CDS encoding S9 family peptidase — protein sequence MSNPPIAKKVEHRREHHGDVFIDPYEWMRDKNDPEVIALLNAENAYTEEITAPLEPLRQKIFDEIKARTKETDLSVPTRRGDWWYYARSFEGKQYSVHCRCPISDPDDWTPPQLDEHTEVPGEQVLLDENVEAEGHDFFSLGAATVSVDANILAYSVDTVGDERYTLKFKDLRTGELYDDRITGIGAGGTWAADNRTLYYVTVDDAWRPDTVWRHRLGSGLPGEKVHHESDERFWVGVGRTRSDKYIFIAAGSAVTSEVRYADAGDAKAEFKVVLPRKDSVEYSVEHAVVGGEDRFLILHNDGAENFTLVDVPVSDAPLTSLDGARTLIEHRDDVRLDGVDAFADQLVVSYRREALPRIQLWPFDSDGNYGETQEIAFESELMSVGLSGNPNWSSPRLRVGATSFVIPVRIYDLDLATGERILLREQPVLGDYRPEDYLERRDWAVAADGTKVPLSIIQRVGAPTPAPALLYGYGAYESCEDPRFSIARLSLLDRGVVFVVAHVRGGGELGRGWYEHGKLLEKKNTFTDFISAAEHLIATGVTRPENLVALGGSAGGLLMGAVANMAPHLFAGILAQVPFVDALTTILDPSLPLTVTEWDEWGNPLADKAVYDYMKSYTPYENVTAQDYPAILAMTSLNDTRVYYVEPAKWVAALRSTKTDDHPVLLKTEMAAGHGGTSGRYERWKEAAFQYAWVLATADRDKYGSGQVDDLLDGAHA from the coding sequence ATGAGCAACCCGCCGATCGCCAAGAAGGTCGAGCACCGCCGCGAACACCACGGCGACGTGTTCATCGACCCGTACGAGTGGATGCGGGACAAGAACGATCCCGAGGTGATCGCGCTCCTCAACGCGGAGAACGCCTACACCGAGGAGATCACCGCGCCGCTGGAACCGTTGCGGCAGAAGATCTTCGACGAGATCAAGGCCCGCACCAAGGAGACCGACCTGTCGGTGCCGACCCGACGCGGCGACTGGTGGTATTACGCCCGCAGCTTCGAGGGCAAGCAGTACAGCGTGCATTGCCGGTGCCCCATCAGCGATCCCGACGACTGGACCCCGCCGCAGCTCGATGAGCACACCGAGGTCCCCGGCGAGCAGGTGCTGCTGGACGAGAACGTCGAGGCCGAGGGCCACGACTTCTTCTCGCTCGGCGCGGCCACCGTCAGCGTCGACGCCAACATCCTCGCCTACTCCGTCGACACCGTGGGCGACGAGCGATACACGTTGAAGTTCAAGGACTTACGCACCGGTGAGCTGTACGACGACCGGATCACCGGCATCGGCGCCGGCGGCACCTGGGCGGCCGACAACCGGACGCTCTACTACGTCACGGTCGACGACGCCTGGCGGCCGGACACCGTCTGGCGTCACCGACTGGGCTCCGGGCTGCCCGGTGAGAAGGTGCACCACGAGTCCGACGAGCGGTTCTGGGTGGGCGTGGGCCGCACCCGCAGTGACAAGTACATCTTCATCGCCGCGGGCAGTGCCGTCACCTCCGAGGTGCGTTACGCCGACGCGGGCGACGCCAAGGCCGAATTCAAAGTGGTGTTGCCGCGCAAGGACTCCGTCGAATATTCGGTCGAGCACGCGGTGGTCGGCGGCGAGGATCGGTTCCTGATCCTGCATAACGACGGCGCCGAGAACTTCACGCTGGTCGATGTGCCGGTGTCCGATGCTCCGCTGACGAGCCTCGACGGCGCCCGCACGCTCATCGAGCACCGCGACGACGTCCGCCTCGATGGCGTCGATGCGTTCGCCGACCAGTTGGTGGTGAGCTATCGGCGGGAGGCGTTGCCGCGAATCCAGCTGTGGCCCTTCGATTCCGACGGCAACTACGGCGAGACCCAGGAGATCGCGTTCGAGTCGGAGTTGATGTCGGTCGGCCTGTCGGGCAACCCGAACTGGTCGTCGCCGCGGCTGCGGGTGGGGGCGACGTCGTTCGTCATCCCGGTGCGGATCTATGACCTGGACCTGGCCACCGGTGAACGAATCCTGTTGCGCGAGCAGCCGGTTCTTGGTGACTACCGGCCCGAGGACTACCTCGAGCGCCGGGACTGGGCGGTGGCCGCCGACGGTACGAAGGTGCCGTTGTCGATCATCCAGCGGGTGGGCGCGCCGACCCCGGCGCCCGCGCTGCTGTACGGCTACGGCGCCTACGAGTCCTGCGAGGACCCCCGTTTCTCGATCGCCCGGCTGTCGCTGCTGGACCGCGGCGTGGTGTTCGTCGTCGCGCACGTGCGTGGCGGCGGTGAGCTGGGGCGTGGCTGGTACGAGCACGGCAAGCTGCTGGAGAAGAAGAACACCTTCACCGACTTCATCAGCGCCGCAGAGCATCTGATCGCCACGGGCGTCACCAGGCCGGAGAATCTCGTGGCGCTCGGTGGCAGTGCCGGTGGCCTGCTGATGGGTGCCGTCGCCAACATGGCGCCGCACCTGTTCGCCGGCATCCTCGCCCAGGTGCCCTTCGTCGACGCGCTGACCACCATCCTCGACCCGTCGCTGCCGCTCACCGTCACCGAGTGGGACGAGTGGGGTAACCCGTTGGCGGACAAGGCCGTCTACGACTACATGAAGTCCTACACGCCGTACGAGAACGTGACGGCTCAGGACTACCCGGCGATTCTGGCGATGACGTCGCTCAACGACACCCGCGTGTACTACGTCGAGCCCGCGAAATGGGTTGCCGCGCTGCGCAGTACCAAGACCGACGACCATCCCGTCTTGCTCAAGACCGAGATGGCGGCCGGGCACGGCGGCACCAGTGGGCGCTACGAACGCTGGAAGGAAGCCGCGTTCCAGTACGCCTGGGTGCTAGCCACCGCGGACCGCGACAAATATGGCAGCGGCCAGGTAGATGACCTCCTGGACGGAGCGCACGCCTAG
- a CDS encoding cyclopropane mycolic acid synthase family methyltransferase translates to MPSGSHDDLRPHFEEVQAHYDLSDDFFALFQDPSRTYSCAYFEPPTLTLEEAQLAKIDLNLDKLDLEPGMTLLDIGCGWGATVKRAVEKYDVNVIGLTLSKNQQAFTQQLLDGIDSDRTRRVLLHGWEEFDEPVDRIVSIEAFEHFGFERYPDFFKKCFDILPADGRMTIQSSVGFHPYQLNADGKKVTFETARFIKFIVTEIFPGGRIPTTDMMVEHGERAGFVVPEAISLRPHYIRTLKTWGDALEANHEKAVEIQSEEVYQRFMKYLRGCERYFTEGLLDVTLASYHKRAA, encoded by the coding sequence ATGCCATCTGGTTCCCATGACGACCTGCGACCGCATTTCGAAGAAGTGCAAGCCCACTACGACCTGTCAGACGATTTCTTTGCGCTGTTCCAAGACCCCTCCCGTACCTACAGCTGCGCCTATTTCGAACCGCCGACGCTCACCCTCGAGGAAGCGCAGCTCGCCAAGATCGATCTCAACCTCGACAAACTCGATCTCGAACCCGGAATGACGTTGTTGGACATCGGGTGTGGCTGGGGTGCCACCGTCAAACGCGCAGTCGAGAAGTACGACGTCAACGTCATCGGATTGACCCTGTCGAAGAATCAACAGGCCTTCACGCAGCAACTGCTGGACGGCATCGACAGCGACCGGACCCGCCGGGTGCTGCTACACGGCTGGGAGGAGTTCGACGAACCCGTCGACCGGATCGTGTCCATCGAAGCCTTCGAACACTTCGGTTTCGAACGCTATCCGGATTTCTTCAAGAAATGTTTCGACATTCTGCCCGCCGACGGCCGGATGACGATTCAGAGCAGCGTCGGCTTCCATCCGTACCAGCTGAATGCGGACGGGAAGAAGGTGACTTTCGAGACCGCACGGTTCATCAAGTTCATCGTCACCGAGATCTTCCCGGGCGGCCGGATACCGACGACAGACATGATGGTCGAACACGGCGAACGGGCCGGTTTCGTCGTCCCCGAAGCCATATCCTTACGGCCGCACTACATCCGGACGCTCAAGACGTGGGGTGACGCACTCGAGGCCAACCACGAGAAGGCGGTGGAAATCCAATCCGAGGAGGTCTACCAGCGCTTCATGAAGTATCTGCGCGGCTGCGAACGCTACTTCACCGAAGGCCTGCTCGACGTCACCCTGGCCAGCTATCACAAGCGCGCGGCCTAG
- a CDS encoding family 1 encapsulin nanocompartment shell protein has product MNNLYRDLAPITAAAWAQIEEEAARTFKRHIAGRRVVDVSEPGGPKTAAVSTGHLVDVTSPADGVVAHLREARPLVRLRVPFTVTRTAIDDVERGAQDSDWDPVKEAAKKLAFSEDRAIFEGYPAAQIEGIRAASSNPALALPSDPRGYPDVISQALSELRLAGVDGPYSVLLSAEAYTKVSETTEHGYPLLEHLNRLVDGEIIWAPAIDGAFVLSTRGGDFDLQLGTDVTIGYLSHDAETVQLYLQETLTFLCYTAEASVALDS; this is encoded by the coding sequence ATGAACAACCTGTACCGCGATCTCGCTCCGATCACCGCGGCCGCGTGGGCCCAGATCGAAGAGGAGGCCGCCCGGACGTTCAAGCGGCACATCGCTGGCCGTCGCGTCGTCGACGTGAGCGAGCCGGGTGGACCGAAGACGGCCGCGGTCAGCACCGGCCATCTCGTCGATGTCACGTCGCCGGCCGACGGTGTGGTGGCGCACCTTCGGGAAGCCCGGCCGCTGGTGCGGCTGCGGGTGCCGTTCACGGTGACCCGCACGGCGATCGACGACGTCGAGCGCGGCGCGCAGGACTCCGACTGGGATCCGGTGAAGGAAGCCGCCAAGAAGCTGGCGTTCTCGGAGGACCGGGCGATCTTCGAGGGCTACCCGGCCGCGCAGATCGAGGGCATCCGCGCCGCCAGCTCCAACCCGGCGCTGGCGCTGCCGAGCGACCCGCGGGGCTACCCGGACGTGATCTCGCAGGCGCTGTCCGAGCTGCGTCTGGCCGGTGTGGACGGGCCGTACTCGGTGCTGCTGTCGGCGGAGGCCTACACCAAGGTCAGTGAGACCACCGAGCACGGCTACCCGCTGCTGGAGCACCTCAACCGCCTGGTCGACGGTGAGATCATCTGGGCGCCCGCCATCGACGGCGCGTTCGTATTGTCCACGCGCGGAGGCGATTTCGACCTGCAGCTGGGCACCGACGTGACCATCGGCTACCTGTCGCACGATGCCGAGACGGTGCAGCTGTACCTGCAGGAGACGCTGACGTTCCTGTGCTACACCGCCGAGGCGTCGGTCGCGCTCGACAGCTGA
- a CDS encoding TetR/AcrR family transcriptional regulator translates to MARQSYHHGDLKAVILEQAAALVAERGADSISLRELARAAGVSHAAPAHHFTDRRGLFTALATEGFTQLAAALAEAEPEFAYAARAYVQFALDHPGHYAVMFDKMLYDASDPDLRAAEAEAAAELTGGVATLVDPNAQNDPEGSALAAWSLVHGFALLTLNGAVTDPDPVDTAERLARILFSG, encoded by the coding sequence ATGGCCAGGCAGAGCTACCACCACGGCGATCTGAAGGCCGTCATCCTGGAGCAGGCGGCCGCGCTCGTCGCCGAACGTGGCGCCGACAGCATCTCGCTGCGCGAGTTGGCCCGCGCGGCCGGCGTATCGCACGCGGCGCCGGCGCACCACTTCACCGATCGGCGGGGGTTGTTCACCGCGCTGGCGACCGAGGGCTTCACGCAGCTGGCGGCTGCCCTCGCTGAGGCGGAGCCGGAATTCGCCTATGCGGCACGGGCTTACGTGCAGTTCGCCCTCGACCACCCCGGCCACTACGCCGTCATGTTCGACAAGATGCTCTACGACGCATCCGACCCGGACCTGCGAGCCGCCGAAGCCGAGGCGGCCGCCGAACTCACCGGCGGCGTGGCGACCCTGGTTGATCCCAATGCCCAGAACGACCCCGAGGGCTCGGCCCTGGCCGCGTGGTCTCTGGTCCACGGTTTCGCGCTGCTGACCCTCAACGGCGCGGTCACCGACCCCGATCCCGTCGACACCGCCGAACGCCTCGCCCGCATCCTCTTCTCCGGCTAG
- the purS gene encoding phosphoribosylformylglycinamidine synthase subunit PurS, with the protein MARVVVHVMPKAEILDPQGQAIVGALGRLGITGVSDVRQGKRFELEVDDTVSDETLEHVAETLLANTVIEDFSVHRENA; encoded by the coding sequence GTGGCCCGCGTCGTTGTGCACGTGATGCCCAAGGCCGAAATCCTGGACCCGCAAGGCCAGGCGATTGTGGGAGCGCTGGGGCGCCTCGGGATCACCGGAGTGTCCGACGTCCGCCAGGGCAAGCGCTTCGAGCTCGAGGTCGACGACACCGTGTCCGACGAGACGCTGGAGCACGTCGCCGAGACGCTGCTGGCCAACACCGTCATCGAGGACTTCTCGGTGCACCGGGAGAACGCATGA
- a CDS encoding phosphoribosylaminoimidazolesuccinocarboxamide synthase, whose protein sequence is MRPALSDYRHLTSGKVRDLYRIDDDHLLFVASDRISAFDYVLDSEIPDKGRVLTAMSVFFFDYLAEQLGTANHLAGPADDERIPAEVLGRALVVRSLEMMPVECVARGYLTGSGLIDYRKTGQVCGIALPEGLTEASRFGEPLFTPATKAEIGAHDENIAFDAVVKLVGAQRAAQLRDETLKVYSAAAAHALTKGIILADTKFEFGVDADGGLVLADEVLTPDSSRYWPVDGYAEGVVQPSFDKQFVRNWLTGPDSGWDRAGDTPPPPLPDDIVEATRARYIEAYERISGRRFADWIGA, encoded by the coding sequence ATGCGCCCAGCTTTGTCCGACTACCGCCATCTGACCAGCGGCAAGGTTCGCGACCTGTACCGCATCGACGACGATCACCTGCTGTTCGTCGCGTCCGACCGGATCTCGGCTTTCGACTATGTACTCGACAGCGAGATCCCGGACAAGGGCCGCGTGCTCACCGCCATGAGCGTCTTCTTCTTCGACTATCTGGCCGAGCAGCTGGGCACCGCCAACCACCTCGCCGGCCCGGCCGACGACGAGCGCATCCCCGCCGAGGTACTGGGCCGTGCCCTGGTGGTGCGCAGCCTGGAAATGATGCCGGTCGAGTGCGTGGCGCGCGGATACCTGACCGGTTCGGGGCTCATCGACTACCGCAAGACGGGGCAGGTGTGCGGCATCGCGCTGCCGGAGGGCCTGACGGAGGCCAGCCGGTTCGGTGAGCCGCTGTTCACGCCGGCGACCAAGGCCGAGATCGGTGCGCACGACGAGAACATCGCGTTCGACGCCGTCGTGAAGCTGGTCGGCGCCCAGCGGGCCGCACAGCTGCGCGACGAGACCCTCAAGGTCTACAGCGCCGCCGCCGCCCATGCGCTGACCAAGGGCATCATCCTGGCGGACACCAAGTTCGAGTTCGGGGTCGACGCCGACGGCGGGCTGGTGCTGGCCGACGAGGTGCTCACGCCGGACTCGTCGCGGTACTGGCCGGTGGACGGCTACGCCGAGGGTGTGGTGCAGCCCAGCTTCGACAAGCAGTTCGTCCGGAATTGGCTGACCGGTCCGGACTCCGGCTGGGACCGCGCCGGCGACACCCCGCCGCCGCCGTTGCCCGACGACATCGTCGAGGCCACCCGGGCGCGGTACATCGAGGCGTACGAACGGATTTCGGGGCGCCGGTTCGCCGATTGGATCGGCGCATGA
- a CDS encoding phosphatase PAP2 family protein, translating to MWWPLVGFTAMIALGIVVRSGDSAVDHWFMQTSRALLGDHPYWMLLLNRVKVLVPLYLLAVGIPLWRREWRLATVAALCPVISIIGAKVLKVLFGRPWYGENLAYPSGHTTVAITVAAMLVLGIGVHAWSVTIATIGAAIPSIGMASNHFHYFTDIIGGALYATSMVCLAVLAAGPQVLHRSPRARGADRVQSPAGG from the coding sequence GTGTGGTGGCCGCTTGTCGGGTTCACCGCGATGATCGCGCTGGGCATCGTCGTCCGGTCGGGTGACTCGGCCGTGGATCACTGGTTCATGCAGACGTCGCGCGCACTGCTCGGCGACCACCCGTACTGGATGCTGCTGCTCAACCGCGTCAAGGTGCTGGTACCGCTCTATCTGCTGGCTGTGGGCATCCCGCTGTGGCGACGCGAGTGGCGGCTGGCCACCGTGGCCGCGTTGTGCCCGGTCATCTCGATCATCGGCGCCAAGGTGCTGAAGGTGCTGTTCGGCCGGCCCTGGTACGGCGAGAATCTGGCGTATCCCAGCGGCCACACCACCGTGGCGATCACCGTCGCGGCCATGCTGGTGCTCGGGATCGGGGTGCACGCGTGGAGCGTCACGATCGCGACGATCGGCGCCGCCATCCCGTCTATCGGCATGGCCAGCAACCACTTCCACTACTTCACCGACATCATCGGCGGCGCGCTCTATGCCACGTCGATGGTGTGCCTGGCGGTCCTGGCCGCCGGCCCGCAGGTACTGCATCGTTCCCCGCGCGCCAGGGGCGCCGACCGCGTGCAGTCACCCGCCGGCGGCTAG
- a CDS encoding MBL fold metallo-hydrolase, whose translation MELTHFGHSCLLARFTDGDAQATVLFDPGNFSHGFEGITGLDAILITHQHPDHADPARLPALVEANPQAKLYADPMTAAQLGGAWQAVHVGDTVSIGHLTVRGAGGKHAVIHPEIPIIDNISYLVGDAGHAARLMHPGDALFVPDEPVEVLAAPAAAPWMKIAEAVDFLRAVAPQHAVPIHQGVVAEQAKGIYYGRLDEMTDTDFRVLTPEQEMRF comes from the coding sequence ATGGAGCTGACGCACTTCGGACATTCCTGCCTGTTGGCCCGATTCACCGACGGTGACGCGCAGGCGACGGTCCTGTTCGACCCGGGCAACTTCTCGCACGGGTTCGAGGGCATCACGGGACTGGACGCCATCCTGATCACTCATCAGCACCCCGACCACGCCGATCCGGCCCGGCTGCCGGCCCTGGTCGAGGCGAATCCGCAGGCCAAGCTGTATGCCGACCCCATGACCGCGGCGCAGCTGGGTGGCGCGTGGCAGGCCGTGCACGTCGGCGACACGGTGTCGATCGGTCACCTGACGGTGCGCGGCGCAGGCGGCAAGCATGCGGTGATCCACCCGGAGATTCCGATCATCGACAACATCTCGTACCTGGTCGGTGATGCTGGTCACGCTGCCCGCCTGATGCACCCGGGCGACGCGCTGTTCGTGCCGGACGAGCCGGTCGAGGTGCTGGCCGCACCGGCCGCCGCTCCGTGGATGAAGATCGCCGAGGCCGTCGACTTCCTGCGGGCCGTCGCGCCGCAGCATGCGGTGCCGATCCATCAGGGCGTCGTCGCCGAGCAGGCCAAGGGCATCTACTACGGCCGCCTCGACGAGATGACCGACACCGACTTCCGGGTGCTGACGCCCGAGCAGGAGATGCGGTTCTGA
- a CDS encoding DUF2334 domain-containing protein yields the protein MAGQLIVSISGIRDRTLGDVADFCAELDARQIPASLLVAPRLKGGYRLERDIPTVEWLTKRRAAGAAVVLHGFDEAASKKRRGEFAALPAHEANLRLMGADRVLEHLGLRTRLFAAPGWTASQGTVTALPRNGFRLLAGDAGITDLVRSTTLRSRVFGIGEGFLTEPWWCRTLVLAAERTARRGGTVRLAVAAGQLRRTGPRQAMLDAIDLSLMHGCAPAAYEWTPDPALTDAA from the coding sequence ATGGCTGGCCAATTGATCGTCTCGATCTCGGGGATCCGGGACCGCACGCTGGGTGACGTCGCCGACTTCTGTGCCGAGCTCGACGCCCGGCAGATTCCGGCGTCGCTGCTGGTCGCCCCGCGGCTCAAAGGCGGCTACCGGCTGGAGCGTGACATCCCCACGGTCGAGTGGTTGACCAAACGCCGTGCGGCGGGGGCCGCTGTTGTCCTGCACGGGTTCGACGAAGCGGCCAGCAAGAAGCGTCGCGGCGAATTCGCCGCCCTGCCCGCACACGAGGCCAACCTGCGGCTGATGGGCGCCGACCGGGTGCTCGAACACCTCGGCCTGCGCACCCGCTTGTTCGCCGCGCCCGGTTGGACGGCGTCGCAGGGCACCGTGACCGCGTTGCCGCGCAACGGATTCCGGCTGTTGGCCGGCGATGCGGGCATCACCGACCTGGTGCGGTCCACCACCTTGCGGTCGCGGGTCTTCGGCATCGGCGAGGGGTTCCTCACCGAACCCTGGTGGTGTCGCACCCTGGTGCTGGCCGCCGAGCGCACGGCCCGGCGCGGCGGCACCGTCCGGCTCGCCGTGGCCGCCGGTCAGCTGCGCCGGACCGGGCCGCGTCAGGCCATGCTCGACGCCATCGACCTCTCACTCATGCACGGTTGCGCCCCCGCGGCCTACGAGTGGACGCCCGACCCGGCACTAACTGACGCGGCCTGA
- a CDS encoding DoxX family protein: MAVLLALVLGSLAARVAGWLGVGYVDSWPSAIAVGLALMFFMTGVAHFTPGMRRDMIAIVPPRLPSPERLVAITGVLELLGAVGLLFPPTRVAAAICLFLLMLAMFPANIYAAQMPDTPPSMASNLGVRSVQEVIYLAAAIFVAVRGG, translated from the coding sequence ATGGCCGTTCTTCTCGCTCTCGTGCTGGGCAGCCTGGCCGCACGCGTCGCCGGCTGGCTCGGGGTCGGCTACGTCGACAGCTGGCCGAGCGCCATCGCGGTCGGCTTGGCCCTGATGTTCTTCATGACCGGCGTCGCACATTTCACCCCGGGCATGCGGCGCGACATGATCGCGATCGTCCCGCCGCGGCTGCCGTCGCCGGAACGACTGGTGGCCATCACCGGCGTGCTGGAGCTGCTCGGCGCCGTCGGGCTCCTGTTCCCGCCCACGCGTGTCGCGGCCGCCATCTGCCTGTTCCTGCTGATGCTGGCCATGTTCCCCGCCAACATCTACGCCGCGCAGATGCCCGACACCCCGCCCTCCATGGCGTCGAACCTAGGCGTGCGCTCCGTCCAGGAGGTCATCTACCTGGCCGCTGCCATATTTGTCGCGGTCCGCGGTGGCTAG
- a CDS encoding FAD-binding dehydrogenase — MDADVIVVGAGLAGLVAAAELLERGRSVLIVDQENEANIGGQAFWSFGGLFFVDSAEQRRVGIRDSYERALEDWLRTAGFDRDEDHWPEQWARAYVDFAAGEKRSWLRERGLQTFALVGWAERGGWDGKGPGNSVPRFHITWGTGPALVDIFARRVVGHPKVRFAHRHRVDELIVDQGAVAGVRGAVLEPSNTARGEASSRNTVGEFEFRAQSVIVASGGIGGNHDLVRQNWPKRMGRVPGQLLSGVPAHVDGRMLGISQAAGASVINNDRMWHYTEGITNYDPIWPLHGIRILPGPSSLWLDATGKRLPDPLYPGYDTLGTLEYICQTGYDYTWFVLDQSIIAKEFGLSGQEQNPDLTGKNLREVLGRSRGGGPAPVRAFVDKGVDFVSANTLRDLVSAMNKVPDVEPLDYATVEAEVNARDKEMTSKLTSDGQTVAYRAARSYLPDRLARIAGPHKLTDPKAGPMIAVKLHILTRKSLGGLHTDLDSRVLTPEGAVLDGLYAAGEAAGFGGGGVHGYRALEGTFLGGCIFSGRAAGRAAARAVG; from the coding sequence ATGGACGCTGACGTCATCGTGGTGGGGGCCGGGCTGGCCGGGCTGGTCGCTGCCGCCGAACTGCTCGAGCGGGGCCGGTCAGTTCTGATCGTCGACCAGGAGAACGAGGCCAACATCGGTGGCCAGGCGTTCTGGTCGTTCGGCGGACTGTTCTTCGTCGACAGCGCCGAACAGCGACGGGTCGGTATTCGCGACAGCTACGAGCGGGCGCTGGAAGATTGGCTGCGCACAGCAGGTTTCGACCGCGACGAGGACCACTGGCCCGAGCAGTGGGCGCGCGCCTACGTCGACTTCGCCGCGGGCGAGAAGCGCAGCTGGCTGCGCGAGCGGGGCCTGCAGACCTTCGCGTTGGTCGGCTGGGCCGAACGCGGCGGCTGGGACGGCAAGGGGCCGGGCAACTCGGTGCCGCGCTTCCACATCACCTGGGGTACCGGCCCGGCACTGGTCGACATCTTCGCGCGACGGGTCGTCGGGCACCCCAAAGTGCGCTTCGCACACCGGCATCGGGTCGACGAACTGATTGTCGATCAAGGCGCCGTCGCCGGCGTGCGCGGCGCGGTGCTGGAACCGTCGAACACTGCCCGTGGTGAGGCGTCATCGCGTAACACCGTGGGGGAGTTCGAGTTCCGCGCGCAGTCGGTGATCGTCGCAAGTGGTGGCATCGGCGGCAACCACGACCTGGTGCGCCAGAACTGGCCCAAGCGCATGGGCCGGGTGCCCGGCCAGCTGCTGTCCGGTGTGCCCGCGCACGTCGACGGCCGCATGCTCGGCATCAGCCAGGCCGCCGGCGCCAGCGTCATCAACAACGACCGGATGTGGCACTACACCGAGGGCATCACCAACTACGACCCGATCTGGCCGCTGCACGGCATCCGCATCCTGCCCGGGCCGTCGTCGCTGTGGCTGGACGCCACCGGCAAGCGGCTGCCCGACCCGCTGTACCCGGGCTACGACACCCTGGGCACGCTGGAATACATCTGCCAAACCGGTTACGACTACACGTGGTTCGTGCTCGACCAGAGCATCATCGCCAAGGAATTCGGGCTGTCCGGACAGGAGCAGAATCCCGACCTCACCGGCAAGAACCTGCGGGAAGTGCTGGGGCGTAGCCGGGGCGGTGGCCCGGCCCCGGTCCGCGCGTTCGTCGACAAGGGCGTGGACTTCGTGTCGGCGAACACATTGCGCGACTTGGTTTCTGCCATGAACAAGGTGCCCGACGTCGAACCGCTGGACTACGCGACCGTCGAGGCCGAGGTCAACGCCCGCGACAAGGAGATGACCAGCAAGCTCACCAGCGACGGCCAGACCGTGGCCTACCGGGCCGCACGCTCGTACCTGCCGGACCGGCTGGCGCGCATCGCCGGGCCGCACAAACTGACCGACCCCAAGGCCGGCCCGATGATCGCCGTCAAGCTGCACATCCTGACCCGAAAGTCCTTGGGCGGCTTGCACACCGACCTCGACTCGCGGGTGCTGACGCCGGAGGGCGCGGTGCTCGACGGACTGTACGCGGCCGGCGAGGCGGCCGGTTTCGGCGGCGGCGGTGTGCACGGCTACCGGGCGCTGGAAGGCACCTTCCTGGGTGGCTGCATCTTCTCCGGCCGCGCCGCCGGACGTGCCGCGGCCCGCGCCGTCGGCTGA
- the purQ gene encoding phosphoribosylformylglycinamidine synthase subunit PurQ, which produces MTTKVGVITFPGTLDDVDAARAVRAVGGEAVSLWHADPDLKGVDAVIVPGGFSYGDYLRCGAIAKFAPVMTSVVEAAGKGMPVLGICNGFQVLCEAGLLPGALTRNEGLHFICRDVWLEVTATSTAWSSRYEPGADILIPLKSGEGRYVASESVLDELEGEGRVVFRYRDNMNGSMRSIAGISSANGRVVGLMPHPEHATEALTGPSDDGLGIFFSALDAVLSA; this is translated from the coding sequence ATGACCACCAAGGTCGGTGTCATCACCTTCCCCGGCACGCTCGACGATGTCGACGCGGCGCGCGCCGTCCGGGCCGTCGGCGGCGAGGCCGTCAGCCTCTGGCACGCCGATCCGGACCTGAAGGGCGTCGACGCCGTCATCGTCCCCGGCGGTTTCTCGTACGGCGACTACCTGCGCTGCGGCGCCATCGCCAAGTTCGCGCCCGTCATGACCTCGGTCGTCGAAGCGGCCGGCAAGGGCATGCCCGTGCTGGGCATCTGCAACGGCTTCCAGGTGCTGTGCGAGGCCGGGCTGCTGCCGGGCGCGCTGACCCGCAACGAGGGTCTGCACTTCATCTGCCGCGACGTGTGGCTCGAGGTGACCGCGACGTCGACCGCGTGGAGCAGCCGCTATGAACCCGGCGCCGACATCCTGATCCCGCTCAAGTCGGGTGAGGGTCGGTACGTCGCGTCGGAGAGCGTGCTCGACGAGCTCGAAGGCGAAGGTCGCGTGGTCTTCCGCTACCGCGACAACATGAACGGCTCGATGCGCTCGATCGCCGGGATCAGCTCGGCCAACGGCCGCGTCGTCGGCCTGATGCCGCACCCCGAACACGCCACCGAGGCCCTCACCGGCCCGTCCGACGACGGACTCGGCATCTTCTTCTCGGCACTCGACGCGGTCCTGAGCGCCTGA